In the genome of Candidatus Dormiibacterota bacterium, one region contains:
- a CDS encoding metal-dependent transcriptional regulator, giving the protein MAEEQSPDGAPLEAHRTETVDRYLECVYYIAHEGETVRPSRLADWLGVSAPTVSVNLQRLERDGWVGIARDRSVALTPRGEEVAARIVRRHRLLERWLTDVLGLDWATADREAGRLAHGFSDLVLERLDGHLGEPVTCPHGNTIPGRAARTHELVALADLEPHTPARIARISEVAEHEAPELLRLLDTHGLVPGAEVEIEEMEGGAGALAVSVGGHRVALGTSKARAIWVEVAEPAI; this is encoded by the coding sequence ATGGCCGAGGAGCAGTCACCGGACGGAGCTCCGCTCGAGGCCCATCGCACCGAGACGGTGGACCGCTACCTCGAGTGCGTCTACTACATCGCCCACGAGGGTGAGACCGTCCGTCCCAGCCGGCTCGCCGACTGGCTCGGGGTCAGCGCTCCGACGGTGAGCGTCAACCTGCAGCGGCTCGAGCGCGACGGCTGGGTGGGCATCGCCCGCGACCGCAGCGTCGCGCTGACCCCCCGCGGCGAGGAGGTCGCGGCGCGGATCGTCCGCCGTCACCGCCTCCTGGAGCGCTGGCTGACCGACGTGCTCGGGCTCGACTGGGCGACCGCCGACCGCGAGGCGGGCCGGCTCGCCCACGGGTTCTCCGATCTCGTCCTCGAACGGCTGGACGGCCACCTCGGCGAGCCGGTCACCTGTCCCCACGGGAACACCATCCCGGGCCGTGCCGCGCGGACCCACGAGCTGGTCGCGCTCGCCGACCTCGAGCCCCACACCCCGGCGCGCATCGCGCGGATCTCGGAGGTGGCCGAGCACGAGGCCCCCGAGCTGCTCCGCCTGCTCGACACCCACGGCCTCGTCCCGGGCGCCGAGGTCGAGATCGAGGAGATGGAGGGCGGCGCCGGCGCGCTGGCGGTCAGCGTCGGCGGCCACCGCGTCGCCCTGGGGACGTCGAAGGCCCGCGCCATCTGGGTCGAGGTCGCCGAGCCGGCCATCTAG